Proteins encoded by one window of Cylindrospermum stagnale PCC 7417:
- a CDS encoding thioester reductase domain-containing protein: MTFKQSYTAEDIQVWLVSNLAELIGVTTDEIDVKEHLENYGLDSAQAMILVSKLEKLLGFQPSPLLLWHYPNIEALSQRLAEELPADSLLQDTVSPAKTATPFLDLAAEVILDSTIQPDIASYVAVDEPKHIFLTGGTGYLGAFVIQELLQKTQADIYCLVRADHAAEGKIKLQKNLETYALWDEQFNSRIIPIVGDLSQPLLGIGAEQFQLLAANIDTIYHSAALLNYVYPYSALKAANVLGTQEVLRLACRVKVKPVHYVSSVAVFESPAYAGKLVQEQDDFNHWEGIFLGYSQTKWVAEKLVKIARDRGLPVTIYRPPLISGDSKTGICNTHDFINLMVKGCLQMGAFPDVDYMLDMSPVDYVSKAVVYLSQQKSSIGKAFHLQHPQPVPLSALIDWIRSFGFSIEMIPYQQWQEKLINDVSSVDNPLYTLRPFLLERWSDEQLTIPDLYLQARRPHISCQDTLHALAGSSIVCPPIDSQLLITYTSYLVQTGFLNMAQL, from the coding sequence ATGACTTTTAAACAGTCTTATACCGCCGAAGATATTCAAGTATGGTTAGTGTCTAATTTGGCTGAGTTAATCGGAGTTACAACCGATGAAATAGATGTTAAAGAACATTTAGAAAACTACGGTTTAGATTCAGCCCAAGCAATGATTTTGGTGAGTAAGTTGGAGAAATTGCTGGGATTTCAACCATCCCCGCTCCTCCTCTGGCACTACCCAAATATTGAAGCCCTTTCTCAGCGTTTAGCAGAAGAATTGCCAGCCGATTCTCTCCTTCAAGATACAGTTTCTCCTGCCAAGACTGCCACCCCTTTCTTAGATTTGGCTGCGGAAGTTATTCTTGACTCCACTATCCAACCTGATATTGCATCTTATGTGGCTGTAGATGAACCTAAACACATTTTCTTAACTGGAGGAACAGGCTATTTAGGTGCTTTTGTTATCCAGGAATTATTACAAAAAACCCAGGCAGATATCTATTGCTTAGTGCGTGCTGATCATGCCGCTGAAGGCAAAATTAAACTGCAAAAAAACCTGGAAACTTATGCCCTTTGGGATGAGCAGTTTAATTCGAGAATTATCCCAATTGTTGGTGATTTATCTCAGCCACTGTTGGGAATTGGCGCTGAACAGTTTCAATTACTTGCTGCCAATATTGATACTATCTACCATAGTGCTGCTTTGCTGAATTATGTTTATCCCTATTCAGCACTGAAAGCAGCCAATGTTCTGGGAACTCAAGAAGTTTTACGCTTGGCTTGTCGTGTCAAAGTCAAACCTGTACATTACGTTTCTAGTGTCGCTGTTTTTGAATCACCTGCTTATGCTGGCAAGCTTGTCCAAGAACAAGATGATTTCAATCATTGGGAAGGGATTTTTCTTGGTTATTCTCAGACTAAATGGGTAGCAGAAAAGTTAGTTAAGATTGCTCGTGACCGAGGACTTCCTGTCACAATCTATAGACCACCATTAATTTCAGGTGATAGCAAAACAGGTATTTGTAATACACATGACTTTATTAATTTAATGGTCAAAGGCTGTCTACAAATGGGAGCTTTTCCTGATGTGGATTATATGTTGGATATGTCTCCTGTAGACTATGTCAGCAAAGCTGTTGTTTATCTATCCCAGCAGAAATCATCTATTGGTAAGGCTTTTCATTTACAACATCCCCAACCTGTTCCCTTGAGCGCTTTAATTGACTGGATACGCTCTTTTGGTTTTTCAATTGAGATGATTCCATATCAACAATGGCAAGAAAAGTTAATCAATGATGTCTCTTCTGTAGATAATCCTTTATACACACTGAGACCATTTTTACTAGAGCGTTGGTCTGACGAACAACTGACTATTCCAGATTTGTATCTGCAAGCTAGAAGACCTCATATTAGTTGCCAAGATACTCTACATGCACTCGCAGGTAGTTCTATTGTCTGTCCACCGATTGACTCCCAATTGTTGATCACTTATACCTCCTACTTGGTTCAAACTGGCTTCCTGAATATGGCCCAGTTATAA
- a CDS encoding response regulator transcription factor, whose product MPRILVIDDDPAISELVAVNLEMAGYDVSQAEDGIKGQALALQLQPDLIMLDLMLPRVDGFTVCQRLRRDERTAEIPVLMLTALSQTQNKVEGFNAGADDYLTKPFEVEEMLARVRALLRRTDRIPQAAKHSEILNYGPLTLVPERFEAIWFNETVKLTHLEFELLHCLLQRHGQTVSPSEILREVWGYDPDDDIETIRVHIRHLRTKLEPDPRHPRYIKTVYGAGYCLELPSVQSAIEGVITTVVE is encoded by the coding sequence ATGCCGAGGATTCTTGTCATAGACGATGACCCAGCGATTTCAGAACTCGTTGCTGTCAATCTAGAGATGGCTGGCTATGATGTTAGCCAAGCCGAAGACGGCATCAAAGGTCAAGCGCTGGCCCTCCAGCTACAACCAGACCTGATCATGCTCGATCTGATGTTGCCCAGGGTAGACGGCTTTACCGTCTGCCAACGCCTGCGTCGGGATGAGCGCACCGCTGAGATCCCCGTCTTAATGCTGACGGCTTTAAGCCAAACTCAGAATAAAGTCGAAGGGTTTAACGCCGGCGCAGATGACTACCTCACCAAGCCCTTTGAAGTCGAAGAAATGCTAGCGCGGGTAAGGGCCCTTTTGCGACGTACTGACCGCATTCCCCAAGCTGCAAAGCACAGTGAAATTCTCAACTATGGGCCTCTTACCCTCGTTCCTGAAAGATTTGAGGCGATATGGTTCAATGAGACCGTAAAACTGACTCACTTGGAATTTGAGCTGCTTCACTGTTTGCTTCAACGCCACGGACAAACAGTTTCCCCCAGCGAAATTCTCAGAGAAGTCTGGGGCTACGATCCTGATGATGACATCGAAACAATTCGGGTGCATATCCGCCATTTGCGAACCAAGCTGGAACCAGATCCCCGCCACCCTCGCTATATCAAGACGGTATATGGTGCGGGATACTGTCTAGAGTTACCCAGTGTACAGTCAGCAATTGAGGGGGTTATCACAACAGTGGTTGAGTAA
- a CDS encoding YheT family hydrolase: protein MKHYPAYKPPQLLQNGVALTVYTALWGERNWQNTTLHPEPPYHKMIFMGGQGVPIFGWVAIPENAHSTIVATYGITGDLEEGWSLRLLGRKAYAQGYAVVLFDWRAHGRTAELSPTLTSDGLYEGEDFVHIAAAAANMGCPKKFWFTGFSLGGQLALWGLKIAADLMKGNEYLGLKDSDIAGGAVICPSLDSLRSLTYLVKQPIGKYFEAAIAKNLKKLAWKIHDAHPGSLDPAAIERANSIWGFDEELVIQRLGFPTVEAYYEASSALQLLPQLSKPTLIVYAADDPFFHPAIIPELEAGCASNPLIDLLLTRHGGHLGYLSSKQCQRQAQDPDPWWAWNRVLQWLEEKQREKVERISLVN, encoded by the coding sequence ATGAAGCATTATCCAGCCTATAAACCGCCGCAGTTGCTGCAAAACGGTGTAGCTTTGACTGTGTACACTGCTTTGTGGGGAGAACGTAATTGGCAGAATACCACTCTACATCCAGAGCCGCCTTACCACAAAATGATCTTTATGGGTGGGCAAGGTGTGCCTATCTTTGGCTGGGTTGCCATACCGGAAAATGCTCATAGCACAATTGTGGCTACTTATGGCATTACAGGCGATTTAGAAGAAGGTTGGTCTTTGCGACTGCTGGGACGTAAAGCTTACGCTCAAGGATACGCCGTGGTGTTATTTGATTGGCGTGCCCACGGCAGAACTGCCGAGTTGTCGCCGACATTGACCTCCGATGGCTTGTATGAGGGGGAAGATTTTGTGCATATTGCGGCGGCGGCGGCAAATATGGGATGTCCGAAGAAATTTTGGTTTACAGGGTTTTCATTGGGGGGACAATTGGCGCTCTGGGGGCTGAAAATTGCGGCGGATTTGATGAAGGGGAATGAGTACTTAGGACTAAAAGACAGTGACATTGCGGGTGGGGCGGTAATTTGTCCGAGTTTGGATTCTTTGCGATCGCTAACTTATTTAGTCAAACAACCGATTGGCAAATATTTTGAAGCCGCGATCGCCAAAAATTTGAAAAAACTCGCCTGGAAAATACATGATGCTCATCCTGGTAGCCTTGATCCAGCAGCGATTGAACGGGCGAACAGCATTTGGGGATTTGACGAGGAACTGGTAATTCAGCGCTTGGGTTTTCCCACTGTGGAAGCGTATTATGAAGCCAGCAGTGCTTTACAGTTGTTACCCCAGCTTTCTAAACCGACCTTAATTGTTTATGCTGCCGATGACCCATTTTTTCACCCAGCTATCATACCCGAATTAGAAGCTGGCTGTGCTAGCAATCCGTTGATAGATTTGTTGCTGACTCGTCATGGCGGTCACCTTGGCTATTTGAGTAGCAAACAATGCCAGCGCCAAGCTCAAGACCCTGATCCCTGGTGGGCATGGAATCGCGTTTTACAGTGGCTGGAGGAAAAGCAAAGAGAAAAGGTAGAAAGGATATCACTGGTTAATTGA
- a CDS encoding PfaB family protein: MSLEQENSGKLAIVGMDAFFGDCNGLDAFERSIYDGKQHFIPLPPKRWHGIDEQENLLKEYGLPEGKAPLGAYVTDFEIDTLAYKIPPNEIEKLNPQQLLLLKVADRALKDAKISEGANVAVIIAAETEFSVHQLQQRWNLSWQIKDGLKSGSIALPADKIAQLETIVKDSLHGQVEPGEYLSYVANIMASRISSLWNFTGPAFTISAVETAAFKALELAQMLLTTGEVDAVVVGAVDLAGGVENVLLRNQSGTINTGINTLSYDQKANGWIVGEGAGAVVLKRHETALENSDRIYAIIDAVNIGQAHSVAADAATISQVCNQAFEMAGIQPADVNYVEVCGSGIPQEDEAEITGLLQAYPPVGDGLHCAIGSVKANIGHTYVASGIASLIKTALCLHYRYIPATPNWSGVKKPQVWEGSPFYVATESRPWFVKDGICRIAAINSLGCDGTYAHLILSEEPSQEERSSKYLQQMPFYLFPLAGDSSTNILEVLNNLQQTIENSSSLSNSASQTYATYQQHSQAKYVLAITGRNKKEILKQIESAHKGVNDAFEKGTDWQTPLGSYFTAKPLGKEGATAYVYPAAVNSYVGIGRSVFRLFPKVFEDLKSNNLYNRAADVEKLVYPRSLPKLSTRQLETLEKRLLDDSLAMFESEIAFARYMTAIFRDEFQVKPQYVFGYSLGETSMMVAQGVWSDFEGGSNTLNSSPLFGDKLSGPKNAVREYWGLPTSTDSEDKSFWNTYVLMATPAQVRECLKQENHVYLTQINTPEEVLIAGDDAACQRVIKTLGCNAFAAPFDHAIHAEAMRSQYGEIKKVNTLPTQDIPGIVFYSAADYQPINLDSDAIAHNIAKGLCQQLDFPQLVNRIYDDGAKIFIEAGAGGVCSRWIDKILANKEHITVSLNRRGMDDHTSLVKALAKLLSHRVSLDLSPLYSLASDTANQTKLTLRKITLGGNSITTSILSEDNRQIFLSDRGQQQHQSIAKYRESKIINSLKGNSEISLSAINSRPIPPSNPQPEKVEMKTIMDNGFELREQLQSSELTATKQQIPQLVLTQEPGNTITMPDLNTSQYQKLNANNSKMTKAHTSFLQARQDFSKQMSEIIQLQLTCAQNLLNEKS, encoded by the coding sequence ATGAGTCTTGAACAAGAAAACAGCGGGAAACTGGCAATTGTTGGGATGGATGCGTTTTTTGGTGATTGTAACGGTTTAGATGCCTTTGAACGCAGTATTTACGACGGTAAACAGCATTTTATTCCTCTACCCCCAAAAAGGTGGCATGGCATAGATGAGCAAGAAAACCTACTCAAAGAGTACGGTTTGCCAGAAGGAAAAGCACCTTTGGGGGCTTATGTTACCGATTTTGAAATCGATACCTTAGCTTACAAAATCCCCCCAAATGAAATTGAAAAGCTGAATCCCCAACAGTTGCTACTGCTGAAGGTTGCCGATCGCGCTTTGAAAGATGCCAAAATCTCTGAAGGGGCTAACGTAGCGGTAATTATCGCCGCTGAAACCGAATTTTCTGTTCACCAGTTACAGCAACGCTGGAATTTATCTTGGCAGATTAAAGACGGTTTGAAGTCTGGGTCAATTGCCTTACCAGCAGATAAAATTGCTCAACTGGAAACCATAGTTAAAGACAGTCTTCACGGGCAAGTAGAACCCGGTGAATATCTCAGCTATGTCGCCAACATTATGGCAAGTCGAATTTCGTCCTTGTGGAATTTCACTGGCCCTGCCTTCACCATCAGCGCCGTCGAAACTGCCGCCTTCAAGGCTCTAGAATTGGCACAAATGTTACTGACGACTGGGGAAGTAGATGCAGTTGTCGTTGGTGCCGTCGATTTGGCTGGTGGTGTAGAAAATGTTTTGCTGCGAAACCAATCGGGAACCATTAACACTGGTATTAATACCTTAAGCTATGACCAAAAAGCCAACGGCTGGATCGTTGGCGAAGGTGCCGGTGCTGTTGTTCTCAAGCGTCACGAAACTGCTTTAGAAAATAGCGATCGCATCTATGCAATTATTGATGCCGTTAACATTGGTCAAGCTCATTCTGTAGCTGCCGATGCAGCAACTATTAGCCAAGTCTGCAATCAAGCTTTCGAGATGGCAGGCATTCAACCCGCAGATGTAAACTATGTGGAGGTTTGCGGTAGTGGAATTCCCCAAGAAGACGAAGCCGAAATCACCGGCTTACTCCAAGCTTATCCCCCCGTCGGTGACGGTTTACATTGTGCAATTGGCAGCGTCAAAGCGAATATTGGCCATACTTACGTTGCTTCAGGAATTGCTAGTTTAATCAAAACGGCTCTCTGTCTCCATTACAGATACATTCCCGCCACTCCCAACTGGTCAGGGGTCAAAAAACCCCAAGTCTGGGAGGGTAGCCCCTTCTACGTAGCTACAGAATCAAGACCTTGGTTTGTCAAAGATGGTATTTGCCGAATAGCGGCAATTAATAGCCTAGGTTGTGATGGCACTTATGCCCATTTAATCTTGTCGGAAGAACCCAGCCAAGAAGAACGCAGCAGCAAGTATTTGCAGCAAATGCCCTTTTATCTTTTCCCCTTGGCAGGTGACAGCAGCACAAATATCTTAGAGGTGCTGAACAATCTTCAACAAACGATTGAAAACAGTTCCTCTTTATCCAACAGCGCTAGCCAGACTTATGCTACCTATCAGCAGCATTCTCAGGCAAAGTATGTTTTAGCCATCACCGGACGTAACAAAAAAGAAATCCTCAAACAAATCGAATCTGCTCACAAAGGCGTAAATGATGCCTTTGAGAAAGGTACAGATTGGCAAACGCCCCTTGGTAGTTACTTTACCGCCAAACCATTGGGTAAAGAAGGAGCAACTGCTTATGTGTATCCAGCGGCTGTAAATTCTTACGTCGGCATCGGTCGCAGCGTGTTCCGCTTATTCCCCAAAGTCTTTGAGGATTTGAAAAGCAACAATCTCTACAACCGTGCTGCCGATGTTGAGAAGCTAGTCTACCCCAGAAGCTTGCCGAAATTATCTACCCGGCAACTGGAAACTCTCGAAAAGCGATTGTTAGATGATTCCCTGGCAATGTTTGAGAGTGAAATCGCCTTTGCCAGATACATGACAGCAATTTTCCGCGATGAGTTTCAAGTTAAGCCCCAGTATGTTTTTGGCTATAGCTTGGGTGAAACTAGCATGATGGTTGCCCAAGGCGTTTGGAGCGATTTTGAGGGTGGAAGTAACACTTTAAACTCATCTCCGCTGTTTGGAGACAAGTTATCTGGCCCGAAAAACGCCGTGCGTGAGTATTGGGGATTACCCACTTCCACAGATTCAGAAGATAAGAGCTTCTGGAATACCTATGTTCTCATGGCCACACCTGCCCAGGTGAGAGAATGTCTCAAACAAGAAAATCATGTTTATTTGACCCAGATTAATACACCAGAAGAAGTATTAATTGCTGGTGATGATGCAGCATGTCAGAGAGTGATTAAAACCCTTGGCTGTAATGCGTTTGCGGCGCCTTTCGACCATGCAATTCATGCAGAGGCGATGCGATCGCAATATGGCGAAATCAAAAAGGTAAACACCTTACCCACCCAAGACATCCCCGGTATAGTGTTTTACTCCGCCGCTGATTATCAACCGATTAATTTGGATAGCGATGCGATCGCTCACAATATTGCCAAAGGACTGTGCCAACAACTAGATTTTCCCCAATTAGTTAATCGCATCTACGACGATGGTGCCAAAATCTTTATCGAAGCTGGTGCTGGTGGTGTTTGTTCTCGATGGATTGATAAAATTCTCGCCAACAAAGAACACATCACCGTATCTCTAAATCGCCGAGGTATGGATGACCATACATCACTCGTCAAAGCACTAGCAAAACTCCTCAGCCATCGAGTGTCTTTAGATTTATCACCGCTGTATTCTCTTGCATCTGATACTGCCAATCAAACTAAATTAACACTGAGAAAAATTACCTTGGGCGGCAACTCAATTACCACTTCTATCTTAAGTGAAGATAACCGACAAATTTTCCTCAGTGACCGTGGACAACAACAGCATCAAAGCATAGCTAAATACCGAGAATCTAAAATCATTAATTCCCTAAAGGGAAACAGCGAAATTTCCCTTAGTGCAATTAATTCTCGCCCCATACCGCCATCCAATCCCCAGCCAGAAAAAGTCGAAATGAAAACTATCATGGATAACGGTTTTGAACTTAGAGAACAACTACAATCTTCAGAGTTAACCGCCACGAAACAGCAAATTCCCCAACTCGTCCTCACACAGGAACCTGGTAATACAATTACCATGCCCGATTTAAATACATCTCAGTATCAAAAGCTGAATGCTAACAATTCAAAAATGACTAAAGCACATACTAGCTTTTTACAAGCTAGACAGGATTTTAGTAAACAAATGAGCGAAATTATTCAATTGCAATTAACTTGCGCCCAAAACTTGCTCAACGAAAAATCCTGA
- a CDS encoding SDR family NAD(P)-dependent oxidoreductase, translated as MNTTQQIQYKQTVLITGAASGIGYELACIFAHDGYNLVLVDRNGLKLSEIAAQFQEELEISVRVIVKDLSISTSPEEIFTELQQASIKVDVLVNNAGFGTYGLFNETNLAIELEMIQVNLVCLTHLTKLFLKEMVKQGQGKILNVSSAAAFQPGPLMAVYFATKAYILSFSEAIANELEGTGVSVTVLCPGSTASAFHERTGMADSKLLKGKKMMDAQTVAQIGYQALMKGKTVVVPGLLNRLLAKSVRFVPRKLVTRIVRTMQEDN; from the coding sequence ATGAACACAACACAACAAATTCAGTATAAACAAACTGTTCTGATTACTGGGGCAGCTAGTGGAATCGGCTATGAATTAGCGTGTATTTTCGCCCATGATGGTTACAATCTTGTATTAGTCGATAGAAATGGGTTAAAACTCTCAGAAATAGCGGCGCAGTTCCAAGAAGAATTGGAAATTTCTGTGAGAGTTATTGTCAAGGATCTATCGATTTCTACATCTCCTGAAGAAATATTCACAGAACTTCAGCAAGCGAGTATCAAGGTTGATGTGCTAGTGAATAATGCTGGATTTGGTACTTATGGGTTATTTAATGAAACAAACCTGGCTATTGAACTGGAGATGATCCAGGTAAATTTGGTCTGTCTCACCCATTTAACCAAGTTATTTTTGAAGGAAATGGTCAAGCAAGGCCAGGGAAAAATATTAAATGTTTCCTCGGCGGCGGCTTTTCAACCAGGCCCTTTGATGGCGGTTTATTTTGCTACTAAGGCTTATATCTTATCTTTTTCAGAAGCGATCGCTAATGAGTTAGAAGGTACTGGTGTCAGTGTGACAGTTCTTTGCCCTGGTTCCACAGCATCGGCTTTTCATGAAAGAACGGGAATGGCAGACTCTAAGTTGCTTAAGGGGAAGAAGATGATGGATGCCCAAACAGTTGCCCAGATTGGTTATCAGGCTTTAATGAAAGGCAAAACTGTTGTCGTTCCTGGTTTGCTAAATCGACTACTGGCCAAAAGCGTCAGGTTTGTACCCAGAAAGCTGGTGACAAGAATTGTGAGAACGATGCAGGAAGATAATTAA
- a CDS encoding PfaD family polyunsaturated fatty acid/polyketide biosynthesis protein, with protein sequence MTTVDTVRSKHDNGLGFFAWFHNQNQVWKGSLDCISFERNAIKDKFLALDKPCYIVKVADKIGVTNDGYLSNTDNSTTTQVELLLSIPPVRSQQLGDPTFLSSHGVKYAYVTGAMAGGIASEEMVIALGKEKILSSFGAGGLSPDRLETAINRIQQALPHGPYAFNLIHSPSEPAIERRAVDLYLKYEVKTVEASAFLDLTPNIVYYRAVGLSLNAANQIEIKNKVIAKISRREVATKFLQPAPARILKELVEQGLISELQATLAAKVPMADDITVEADSGGHTDNRPLVCLLPSIISLRDEIQAQYHYAKLIRVGAAGGIGTPQSALAAFMMGAAYVMTGSINQSCIEAGSSEHTKKLLAQAEMADMMMAPAADMFEMGVKLQVLKRGTMFPMRAQKLFELYRSYDSIEDIPLPEREKLEKQVFRKTIAEVWEGSAAYLSQRNPEKLGKAVNNPKLKMAVIFRWYLGLSSRWSLTGEKGREADYQIWCGPAMGSFNDWVRGSYLSEPNNRRVVDVADQIMTGAAFLYRIQSLKIQGLQISDYYSQFQPVHAK encoded by the coding sequence GTGACAACCGTAGATACGGTACGCAGCAAACATGATAATGGTCTTGGTTTTTTCGCCTGGTTTCACAATCAAAACCAAGTATGGAAAGGTTCATTAGATTGCATATCTTTTGAGCGAAATGCCATCAAAGATAAATTCCTAGCATTAGATAAACCTTGTTACATCGTTAAAGTTGCCGATAAAATTGGTGTTACTAATGATGGGTATTTATCCAATACTGATAACAGTACAACAACCCAAGTAGAGCTACTATTATCTATTCCTCCAGTACGCAGCCAACAGTTAGGTGATCCAACTTTTCTCTCCTCTCATGGCGTGAAATATGCCTATGTAACTGGGGCAATGGCTGGCGGTATCGCTTCCGAAGAAATGGTAATTGCACTCGGAAAAGAGAAAATATTAAGTTCTTTTGGTGCAGGCGGTTTAAGTCCAGATCGTTTGGAAACAGCCATTAACCGCATTCAACAGGCTTTACCTCATGGCCCTTATGCTTTCAATTTAATTCACAGTCCTAGTGAACCGGCAATTGAACGCCGCGCAGTAGATTTATACCTCAAATATGAGGTGAAAACGGTAGAAGCTTCTGCCTTTCTAGACTTAACCCCTAATATTGTTTATTATCGGGCAGTTGGACTGAGTTTGAATGCTGCTAATCAAATTGAAATAAAAAATAAAGTCATTGCCAAAATTTCTCGCAGAGAAGTTGCCACTAAATTTCTACAACCAGCACCAGCAAGAATTCTTAAAGAACTTGTTGAGCAAGGACTAATTAGTGAGTTACAAGCAACTCTCGCAGCCAAAGTACCGATGGCTGATGATATTACCGTCGAAGCTGATTCTGGTGGTCATACAGATAACCGTCCCTTGGTTTGTTTGTTACCTTCTATCATTAGCTTGCGAGATGAAATTCAAGCGCAATATCATTACGCAAAACTCATTAGAGTAGGTGCTGCTGGTGGAATTGGGACACCACAATCAGCCTTAGCTGCCTTTATGATGGGTGCTGCTTATGTGATGACAGGCTCAATAAATCAGTCTTGCATTGAAGCTGGTAGCTCAGAACACACCAAGAAGTTACTAGCTCAAGCCGAAATGGCCGATATGATGATGGCTCCAGCGGCAGATATGTTTGAAATGGGCGTGAAGCTGCAAGTCCTCAAACGCGGCACAATGTTCCCCATGCGAGCGCAGAAACTATTTGAACTCTACCGCAGCTATGACTCAATTGAAGACATTCCTCTGCCAGAAAGAGAGAAATTAGAAAAACAAGTTTTTCGCAAAACTATTGCCGAAGTATGGGAAGGAAGCGCAGCTTATTTATCTCAAAGAAATCCTGAGAAATTGGGCAAGGCAGTCAATAATCCCAAACTGAAAATGGCTGTGATTTTCCGCTGGTATTTAGGATTGTCTTCTCGTTGGTCTCTCACTGGCGAAAAAGGACGAGAAGCCGATTATCAAATTTGGTGTGGCCCGGCAATGGGAAGCTTCAACGACTGGGTTCGAGGTTCCTACTTATCTGAACCAAATAATCGTCGGGTAGTGGATGTTGCCGACCAAATTATGACAGGTGCAGCATTTTTATACCGCATCCAAAGTTTAAAAATTCAAGGGCTGCAAATATCTGATTATTACAGTCAGTTTCAACCAGTTCATGCTAAATAG
- the hetI gene encoding 4'-phosphopantetheinyl transferase HetI produces MTASNYLWLPPPTDLTLSPNDVHVWQINLEQPEAQLQSFAQTLSSDEIARADRFYFPKHRQRFIAGRGSLRAILGRYLGIEPAKVQFDYQPRGKPMLAEIFANSGLFFNLSHSENLGLCGVSCGQIGVDIEYIRPVSDIESLAKRFFLPREYDLLHALTANLQPEVFFRYWTCKEAYLKATGDGIAQLEQIEVSLTPTEPAKLLIDQDWSLLELVPASNYLAAVVVAGDAWRFQCWHYLPNQ; encoded by the coding sequence ATGACTGCTTCTAATTATCTCTGGCTGCCCCCACCGACAGATTTAACTTTATCGCCAAATGATGTGCATGTCTGGCAAATAAACCTAGAGCAACCAGAAGCACAACTACAATCTTTTGCTCAAACCCTTTCCAGCGATGAAATAGCACGGGCTGATCGTTTCTATTTTCCCAAACATCGGCAGCGGTTTATCGCTGGTCGCGGTAGCCTCAGAGCGATATTAGGGCGCTATTTGGGTATCGAGCCGGCAAAAGTGCAGTTTGATTATCAACCCCGTGGTAAGCCGATGTTAGCAGAGATATTTGCTAATAGTGGACTGTTTTTTAACTTGTCTCACTCTGAAAACTTGGGTTTGTGTGGGGTGAGTTGCGGCCAAATTGGTGTAGATATAGAATACATTCGCCCGGTTTCTGACATAGAAAGCCTTGCCAAGCGGTTCTTTTTACCGAGAGAATATGATTTATTGCACGCGCTAACTGCAAACCTCCAACCAGAGGTATTTTTTCGGTACTGGACTTGCAAGGAAGCCTATTTAAAAGCAACCGGAGACGGAATAGCGCAACTAGAGCAAATTGAGGTATCCCTGACGCCCACAGAACCAGCTAAGTTACTGATAGATCAAGACTGGAGTCTCCTGGAGTTAGTACCTGCTAGCAACTATTTGGCGGCTGTTGTCGTAGCGGGTGATGCTTGGCGTTTCCAGTGCTGGCATTATCTGCCGAACCAATGA